In Pseudomonas coleopterorum, the genomic window CTGACGCCGCTTTCAAGCCGCGCCAGGTGCGCGGCATCACTGATTCCGAAGCCGATCTGCGTCACCGCCATGGCGGCGATCGCGGTGGCCGTGCGCAGGCTGTGTTCCGGCGTCCGTTCGCTGAGCAGACCGTGTACCAGCCCGGCCAGCAACGAGTCCCCGGCACCTACGGTACTGGCCACGTCGACGGTGGGCGGCAAGGCCTGCAAGGCCAGGTCGGCCGCGAACCAATTGACGCCGCGCTCGCCCTGGGAAATCACCACGTTGCCGACCCCGTCGGCCAACAGGCGCTGGGCCGCAGCGGACTGCTCGGCAGGCGTTTCCACCGAGCTGCCGAGCACCTCGGTGAGCTCATGGGTATTGGGCTTGACCAGCCATGGACGGGTCAGCAAGCCGGCGCGCAGGGCCGCGCCACTGGTATCGAGCGCCACTTTGAGGCCCATGCGCGCAAGCGCTTCGAGCAGCGCCTGGAACCACTGCGGATTCACCCCACGCGGCAAGCTGCCAGCGACCACGACCGCATCGTGCCCCGGCGCAATGTCCTGCAGACGAGCCAACAGCGCCGCCTGGGCCTGGTCGTCGACCACCGGACCCGAACCGTTGACGTCGGTGACACGGCCACTGCGCTCGGCCAGTTTGATGTTGCTGCGCGTCTCACCCGGCACGCGAATGAACGCATCGGTAAAACCGCGCTGCGCGAACAGCGCCTCGAACGGCTGCGCATTGGCGTCGCCGAGAAAACCACTCACGGTCACCTGATGGCCAAGGTCGGCCAGCACTTGGGCGACATTGAGGCCCTTGCCAGCGGCGTGACGGTGCAGGGCATTGCTGCGATTGACTTCGCCCAGTTCCAGGCCGTCGATCTCCACGGTCAGGTCCAACGCCGGATTGAGCGTCAGGGTCAGGATGCGTGCCATCAAGATTTCTCCACCAGGGCACGCACCTGCGTGGCGGTGCCCAACCCGAGCGCATGCCGGGCCAATTGTTGCGCGTGGCTGAGCGTCAGCTCGCGTATCCCCGCCTTGACCTCGGCAATGCTGCGCGCCGAGACACTCAATTCATCCACACCCAGGCCGACCAGCAACGGCACAGCCAACGGGTCGGCTGCCAGCTCACCGCAGACGCCGACCCATTTGCCGTAGTCATGGGCTGCACGCACGGTGATGTCGATCAATTGCAGTACGGCCGGGTGCAGGCCATCGGCCTGGGCCGACAAGGTCGGGTGGCCACGGTCGATGGCTAAGGTGTACTGAGTAAGGTCGTTGGTGCCGATGCTGAAGAAGTCGACCTCCCGGGCCAGTACCGGAGCCAGCAAGGCCGCCGATGGCACTTCGATCATGATGCCCAGTTGCAGGTCCTTGACCGGAATCTCGCGACGCACGCGCTCGGTCATGTCCTTGGCCTGGCGCCACTCTTCGACACTGCCGACCATGGGGAACATGATCCGCAGCGGACGGTTGTCGGCGGCGCGCAGCAGCGCGCGCAGCTGGCCTTCCATCACGTCGGGGCGCTGCAGCGTGAGGCGAATGCCGCGCACACCCAGGAACGGGTTCTCTTCCTTGTCGATCGGCCAGTACGGCAACGGCTTGTCGCCGCCCACATCGAGGGTGCGTACCACCAGCGGTCGACCTTGCAGGCCATCGAGCACACGGCGGTACTCGGCTTCCTGCACGGCCTCATCCGGGGCTTGCGAATGGGCCATGAAAATCAGCTCGGTGCGCAGCAAGCCAACGCCCTCGGCGCCCTGCTCCACCGCCTTGGCAACACCGGCGCTTTCGCCAATGTTGGCGAACACTTCCACGGCGTGCCCGTCGAGGGTCACCGCGCTTTCCATGCGTCGCTCGGCCGCGGCCTGCAGGCGCTGCTCGCGGCGATCACGGTCGGCCAGGGCACGTTCCAGCACCTCGGGCGCCGGGGCCACGGTCAACAGGCCGCGCTGACCGTCGATCAGCAGCGCCGTACCGGCAGCGATCTGCAACACGCCTTCGCCTGCGCCGACCACGGCCGGAATGCCCAGAGCACGCGCGACGATGGCGCTGTGCGCCGTGGCACCACCGCGCGCGGTGAGAATCCCGGCCACACGAGCCGGGTCAAGACGGGCCACATCGGAAGGACCGACCTCGTCCATCACCAGAATGTAGGCTTCCTTGGGCTCTTCCAGCGTCGGTACGCCGCACAGTTGTGCCAGCACGCGGCGACCGATGTCGCGCAGATCGGCTGCGCGCTCGGCCAGCAGGGCATCCTGCAGCGCTTCCTGTTGCACGGCGGCAGCCTCGATCACCGTGTTCCAGGCTGCCGCAGCACTTTCACCCTGCTGCAGACGC contains:
- the pfkB gene encoding 1-phosphofructokinase, producing the protein MARILTLTLNPALDLTVEIDGLELGEVNRSNALHRHAAGKGLNVAQVLADLGHQVTVSGFLGDANAQPFEALFAQRGFTDAFIRVPGETRSNIKLAERSGRVTDVNGSGPVVDDQAQAALLARLQDIAPGHDAVVVAGSLPRGVNPQWFQALLEALARMGLKVALDTSGAALRAGLLTRPWLVKPNTHELTEVLGSSVETPAEQSAAAQRLLADGVGNVVISQGERGVNWFAADLALQALPPTVDVASTVGAGDSLLAGLVHGLLSERTPEHSLRTATAIAAMAVTQIGFGISDAAHLARLESGVSVRPLTEQ